tgttttttcagtAATGAAGTCAGCCGTTTTGTCCGTTCTAGTGTTGGTTTCATGCATCATCCTATTTCCAACTTCATGTGGTGAGTTATCCTTTTAGCGCATATTTACGCCTTGAACCCGCATTATGGAAACGAAAGCAAATCTATATTCTTGTGGTTTCGATATGGCTTGTCTTGCCTTCCAGCTGACAACTGTTCCAGCTACTGGGACGACGGCGGCCTCCGTCGCGATGGTCGCCAGTGTGGGGGCATGTACTGCTGTGGAACCTGCAGCGATAAATACTGCTGCGctgaaaaaacacaacaattaACTCAAGAGGAGCAGGATCTCTGCCATGACTGGTAGCAAAAAAATTTTGGGGTACTAATCTATTCTCTGTACAGTTTAACTTAACTAATGACTTTTATTGTTATGTGGAAATTAATTTAATTGTGGGGGAATATGATTATTAAAGGCTCTGTTTTACAATTTTTGTGATAATGATACTTTTGACCACTACTTTTGGTTTATCTGCGCAGGCCTCGCTTTGAGAAGCATACGAGACCTGGCATACTCTTGGGAAGCATCCTTGGCGCAGTCATTCCAATAATCTTCTGCGTAGGTCTCATCACCTGCTTTGTGGCGCCGTGCTGCTTTCTGTACAAAAAGTGCAAGAAACGACCAAACTCGCAGCAGCGTCAAAGTGAGATGCTTTCTTTATGTCAATGTTTGTCTACCTTTATTCAGCAAAGGCacatttttgaaatgacaaaactGTCACGGCACACTACCAAACATCCGCGCataaattttctttgccgcttatcctcacgagggtcgcggggagcactggagcctatcccagctgtcaacggggaggaggcggggtacaccctgaactggttgccagccaatcacagggcacgtggagacagacaacagtcgcactcacaatcacaccttggggcaatttacagtgtccgatttaaggttgcatgtttttggtatgtgggaataaaccggagtgcccagagtaaACTCACTcatgcacgaggagaacatgaagGAGgaacagggagggctgggattgaacccgggtcctcagaactgtgaggccaacgctttccagcttccccaccgtgctgcccacaaATATTTAGTGGATAGAaaatgtctacacacccctgctcaaatgccaggtttttgtgatatgatAATGAATAATGAGACCTAGATAAGTAATTTGCCAACTAAACtgaagttcctttcctggatgccgtacttacccatcacttcttcgtcgcccccgtttccttcaccaacatgtccataaCAATCTGCACcattcacaactctctctctgtctgggatgctaaGAACCACTTCAtctggttccttccagaatttctctttcacctcgaggtcacatcctacctgtggggcatagccactaaccacattatacataacaccctcaattccaAATTACAGCcacatcactcgatctgatactcttttcacctccaacacattcttagccaggtcttcctttaaaataacccctactccatttctcttcccatctactccgtggtagaataatttaaaccctgctcctaaacttctagccttactacctttccacctgctctcttggatgagcaatatatcaacctttctcctaatcatcatgtcaaccaactcctgagcttttcccatTATAGTTATTGTTTTTGTAGTCAAGTATGACAGTTGTTATTCTGTATCGATGTCCAGAAAGTGAGCTGGTGCTCATTCGTGATGGATCTATGTGCGCGCACCACGCCTATCCACCCCTGGAGTCGGCCAAAAGTCTAGAACCCCCAAGTTCGAATGGTCATCCGTTTcctatcatagtcccaacattcaaagtccctacactcagttgtatcCGTTGAACCGTCGTAGCTGACGAgatcgccggctacaaacccaacatcgtgttgggcggctacccgcctccagtagccgaatccgaaagacagCTCCTGCGGCCCGTGAGATTGACGCCatcgcaactccgttcgggctggtgtcacaagctcaacaactatcagcatcgactTGAGAACAACATCgtcgataaatgcccattgtgtgacTTCGTCCCCCGCGATACGCATCATCTCTTCAAgtgtgctcaaaaaccgaccacgctgacggtggaTCACCTGTGGAACGCCCCGGcccgatgtggctcactttgtGGACCTTGCTATGGAGTAAtgaccgtcgtacttggctacaacaacaacaacactcagttgtaggctctgtgcattgctCATCTTCTTCTGTCAACGAATtaggtttcctcctcttttttgtcttcgactcgcactagctgaatttccaccgacgccctgcaggttagcgatgccggggggcgggcgttgttaacccgccCCACGACCGATCAGTATgctattctttagatgaacgctcatatttgtttggcacttttTTACGTCGAatgccctccctgacgcaaccctctgaaTTTATCCGGGGTTGGAACCAGccaacagattgcactggtttgtccCCCCATACGCTGCATTTGTGGAATAACATTCCTCGCATTCCAATATACTGCATGTCACTACATGTTGCCTGCATAAATACAAGATATATAAAATTTTCTATTGAAAAATGCTCACAATTTtggtgaaaatgaaatgtggggagaaaagtgaaattggatgattttAATGAGGTTGCAATCACTGCTCCATGTCATTTAACaccatttcatttgtgtgttgtTGTCTCCCaccaattcaaaaaaaaaaaaaatctcacttcaTGTAGACGTGACATCCACCTTTGTCGCCGCACCCACTCAGCCAGCGTCCCCACCCCAACATTCGCCGTCCCACCCTGGCTACCAACCCGTGCCAGTCTGGGCTCATTACGCAGGCCCCGCCGTACCCACAGCACCAGTGGGACCTCCCTCATACATGGAAGCAGGTGAGTTCTTACTTTGGCTTGTAATCAGATTCATCATTCCCCAAGCATATTTGTGTATTCTTTGTAACTgttaaataaattataattagGACGTGGTTTATGTTTAATTTAAGTGTGAAATTGTTCAGTTCACATAGAGTTTGCTCTATGCAACTGCTCCTCTTAGCAGTGTTAAATATAAAAGaatagtttgacattttttgttggcCTGGAGACTTGCATTTTTCCTCATCATGTCACATGATGTGATCCGTTTGTTTTAGTTCCTCCGCCGTACTCGCCAGGGGTTGTGGCGCCACTTCCAGATGAACATTTGCAACCTCCCTACAACCCTTCCTACGGTTTCAACCCCTAAATCACACGCGTGGAAGGAAGCACATTTGTGTGGAATCATTTGGTATGATGAAGCAATTTTGTGGACAGCTGAAAAGGTACAGCAAAAGCCAAATGCCAGCGTGAAAATATAAAGTCCTGAATGACCTTGAAtgtgttttcatttacagtcGTGGGGGAGAAGGGAGGGGGGGCAAATCTAACTGACATTAAAACAAGTGTTTTTAATGACGATGggttgttattattgttgtgtaagattttttttgttcatttttcaagtGCTTAAATTTTCTTAGCGTTTAGAATGATCCAAAATTTAGTTGTAAATATTTTGCGTTGACAGaactgtctttaaaaaaaaaaaaaaaggaaaataataataattgtgccTGCTTCATGTCATAGTTCCCAAAATACTCAATTGTCTCTTCATACGTGCAATGGACCCCATGCACCACAAGAGTTCACTGTTTAGACTTTAAAGACAGAGGCTCTAAAGTGCACGCTGACGGAACCCTTTAATACCCCTGTGACATTTCCTGTTGTCACCGTATCTATAaatcatccatacattttcttagccgcttatcctcaggagggtcacgGCGTATAAATCATCAAGACATCAATCCAACAGCAGAGGAACACTCGGATGTTTATTTGGACTTGATGATGGACTTTTGTTGTCAACGTCACATTTGGACAAGGTGATTTTTCCCCGCACTGCAGCATTGTTGACATCTTATGAGTGATGTGCTACTCCCCCCCGCTCCTCGATATTCCAAAACGTGCATCCGATATGAGAAAACAGCTGCGCTCAGCTCATTCTCCTTGAGGGAATTGTAGTTAAATTGCCAGCATGGATGTACTTGGATTTGATCCCGTAATAAGCAGCACCACACCCTCTTACAGCATCCTTCCCTCCTCTTTTCCTACTGTCCGTGGATCAATACAGTAATAGTGCTGACTATGGAAGGGACCCTTGGGTgttaaaaaagggggaaaaaaatgaccctGCCCGTATGTGCTGCCTGTTGGAGGTCTAAAATAAGCTCTCTCCTTGAGGTGGTGTTCTGACTACTAATGAGGCTTCACATCAGGATGCTGCACgtgcggcaccgactgccagagacaaattgtgGTGTTACACATTTGGCAAATAAGCTGATTCTACCATAATTACCTTAAAATACGtactaattcatttttttgttgcattaattgttttatttacagtctttttttccattgaattagatttttaattacCTCTATATTGTACAATAGTTAAGCAgcatggtgacgcagctgtaaagcgttgggtttcaaatccggcccctcctgtgtggagtttgcaccaTGTCCCTGTTCtccctctcctttctccgatatacagtacattcaatGAAGGTGAATATGCACCCAAGTTTTaaacaatataataatacaatttGGAATGTGAAAATGTCATGGACAGTTAAAAAGATTTTGTTGTGCTGGCCAGAAAACTGATCACAAGGGTTCCttgtgtgtgggaaaaaaaaaactcccaagtGGATGCAGTTGGTCTTTCTATCCAAGTTTTTATACTCACAATTTTCCCACACGCTTACATGCTGTACACAAGCTAAAAGgggatttctttctttctttcttttttttaaagaatgattTACTGCTCATTTTGGGATATACTTTTACATCATTTTTCTTATGCAGTGGTGCATTAACATGGGAGTTCAATTGGTCCCTTGACCATGTTTGTTCCTcaaaacattgaaatgaatggaaatcccATTAATCAGTTCCAGCACCCTCAAAATGCTGccaaaattttgtgtttttgtaatatGTACAAACATACAACACAATAatttgacaatgaaaaaaaagaccttcTCATTTATGCAACAATATTAACTaatagtcatttttattttaccttcACCTATGAagtaattcaaataaaattaatataaaatacaattgtaACATTATCATTTCTTtatcttttcattttccatgttcAATTAAATCCTTAATACCGATGAAAAATGCTATATTTTagcaaacatttgatttttttaaacaatgaaaaatcacttcatgttcttttaattacattttttattcttttaaaaaattttcCTGGTATAGCACTGCcacaagccttgtgaggataaggggctcagaaaattgatggatgattaCATTTATAATGGTATTTTAAATAGTATCCAATACATCCCCATTTGAGATACACTTAAAATTATGAGTAAATGTGTAGACTAGTataaggcaacataacattgcTGGTTTATAAAATGATGTGTCAACTGTAAAAGAAATCAATGCAATTCTTTCTAATACAGTAATTGCCAACAATGTTTATCtgcttattttttgtcatttattacttttaacattttccctaaatttttttcaaattaatatttactACTtggaaaaactggaaaaaaataaacagcgaTATgattatagatatatataacTTGAAAGATGCATAAAAATTTCAACTTCAGCATTTTTagctatttttaaataaaacattgtaaaaatgtaagtaaataaaataatttcagaatttatgtatttaaaaaatgttattgtttaaTTTTACCTTTTAATTGATCATTTTAGAATAAAATACATGGGCTTTCCTTTTTTCTGTGAATTATAGTACCTCTGTTTAATGGGTATGATATTATGTTATCctcacaaaaataacatttatggaATCAATTGATCAAGAAAATTGCCATTAAAACTGATTACATTGTAACTACACCACAAATAGAATTattgcacaaaataaaacaatacagcTTTTAGAAGCATCCTGATGGTGATcgttccattcttttttttattcacatcaaACGGTACAGTGTGCACATATTAATCCTCATCTAATGTGACAAACGTCACACATGACAGTTTGTTGAGCGCAACTTTTGAGGTGACAGCTGCAAACAAGCAGTCATCAGGTGGTCCCAGGAGAACAGCTGCAGCTGAGAACGCAAAACTGGGACGTAAAGTAGTTGCAAAAGTCAACAACCTGCGAACAGACCTTTCCCAccattttttcctctcacagGAACAACAAGAGTCCAACTTTTTTTATGGAAGACTCTAATCTAGTCCATATTGTGgacatgtgtgtatgtgtgttggggaaggggagggggaggggtgggTACTTCCTGTTCTTATACCGTACCGTAGCGGATGAACACAGAGATTTTTGTGGTAATGGGTGTTTCAGTTAATTTTTAGGAAGAGTCCAGTAATTGATtatccaaaataaaacaaaatccccATCTTGTGtaatgttgtttccatttgtatGCTGCATCAGAAGTTGAGCTAACATGAAGTCTGGATGCGATCCAGTTTGTCTAATTGCGAGCCAGTTTTATTTGTCATCTCCTAAatctttgaaataaaatgttcaatagACATACAAATACGTATATTATCTAAAAAGCTGGGCCAGGCTCACCTTAGTATGTGTAACTGTATATATACAAACAATACTCAGACAAATTTCCTCTGCAACTATCGATTGACATAGCTTTGTATACCGTATTTTGCTTGGGTCGCCCATGTGGTGCCCGCGgggcatgttctaaaaaaatagcacaggtcacaaattgttattatttactattattgattgtgctttaaattttgacttgcttatattaatgaaaattgaaaaaatgctGTATAATAATAAGTATTTCTATATTTGTAAAGTATAGgagttttttattttggagCTTTGCTGTAAACAGGTCAGGTAGGCTTTCATACGgtcggtgctcacaaagtacCCCTAAGCCTCAAAAAGCTCGGTGACCCCTGGGAAATagtatacagtaaatgtgtttgtgccatactgcccccaggtggccaaggtgtACATCCCAGctggagcagcacaatgtccactgAACTGAAGCAAAAACGGATTAACCGCTTTACATTCTTTTCattgttgcatttttaaaaataaaattcagtaCGGTAGAGTTGGGTTGCCCCCACAACAACgtactctttgcagatgatgtggttctgttggcttcatcaagccgtgacctCCAGCTCTCATTGAAGCCCTTCGCAGCCAAgcgtgaagtggctgggatgagaatcagcacctcttaatctgagaccatggtcctcagtcagaaaagggtggcatgctgtctccgggtcggggatcagatactgccccaagtggaggagttcaagtatcttggggtcttgttcttgAGCGAGGGAAgtatggagcgggagatcgacagacagatgggtgcagcgtctgcagtgatgcggactttgtatctgtccgttgtggtaaagagggagctgagtcgaaaggcgaagttctcccttagagatagggtcagaaactcagtcatccaggaggggctcaatgtcgagcTGCTGTtccttcgcattgagaggagccagatgaggtggctggggcatctgattctgatgcctcccggacgcctccctggtgaggtgttctgggcatgtcccaccggaaagagaccccggagacgacccaggacacgctggagagactatgtctctcggctggcttgggaacgcctcaggatccctctggaagagttggaagaagtggctggggaaagggaagtccgccTATCCGtgctgaagctatttcccccgtgacccgacccggataAGCGATTAATAATTGAAAATATCGTGATCAAAATGAGGAAGTAAAAATGGTGCCATACAGTGCcataaaatcacacacacacaaaaaaattaaaacatggaaaaacatttttttaaatacatcttCTCTGTTGCTCTTTTCCAAGCATTTCAATGTGTGTCTTTTGGATCGTGTGAACCCAGCAAATAAATATAACTGTCTGaggtatttttatatatttctttttctcttcaCACAATCTGTCTCTATTCAGTAGCCTCCAAGTACCTTGACAACCTTGCCTGGTATTTTGGCAGCAGTCCTTTGAGTGTTGCTGTCAGCTGTGTGTGCGTGGATGGAGGGGGGAGGAGTGAGTGGGGCTATTCAAGGCACTTGTCCTCCCTCATCTCCCTCGGGTgcacagaggaggaggaggacagggGTGGAGGCGAGTACTGCACACTTGCACTCTGGTAGCCGACGGGAGCACATCGAGCACAGCCTGCTCCCCCCCACCTTTTACGCTGACTGCACCAAAAAGCCACAACAAGAGGATTTCCCGCCACTGGAGCAGGATTTCCTTTTTCGGAATCACTGGAAGTTCTTCTTCTAACTCTGCTTCGGAAGCTGCGGCATGGCTGAAGCGGCCCTGGGTGGACACCCTGGGACCAGGATGGGTCTTCTGTGGGCTCTGCTGACCCTCCTCAACCACGTGGGGGCTTTCAACCTGGATACTACTCACATGTTGCACAAGCTGGGAGACCGTGGGACCTTTTTTGGCTTCTCTCTCGCCCTACACAAGCAGCTCACCCCCGAGCCTCACAACTGGTAAGTTTACAACTTCTATGTGCACCTGTTCCACCtttgtaaagaaaaacattttcttcagttCTTCTGAGGTTggatttggaaaaacatttagTTGCAAGCCACTTGTCATGAAGAAGTATCACAAAATCCTTCATCCTTCctttatccaagccacttatcctcacaagggtcgcgggaaagcagGAGTCtaacccagctagcttcgggcgaaaggcggactacaacctgaactggtcgccagtcagtgacagggcagatatcgacaccatcactgagcgggaatcaatcccacgctccccgcaccaaagtcaggcgtgtgtaccactacacagtCAGTAACTACAAAAAGTTTTACATGGTTAAAATACAGTTAATATATAcactacagtggtgccttgcgAGATGACTCGACTTTTTTCGTAATATGAGCCGCCTTTTGGGtgatttttgctttgacttgagagTAAATATTTGAGATTAGACCACTACACGCCAACAGTAAATTCAGCTCACGTCACAATAGTCAAACTAAAGAAAGAGAACTACACATTTTGTATGGGATCATGATCACTATTACTTGTTTGATAGTCCTTTAAAGAACTAGAATTGGACCTCATGGTGGATTCACACAAGTAGACAATATAACAACGCTCTCAGGTATATAtcctttatcctctgcaaagagcgACTAATATTACTGCCTTTTGTTGCTTGCAGTAGAGCAAAACGCTTCTCCGTTTGTCTACATGACTGTATTACACTACTGCCCGGTGTCTAAGACGCATACACCAGGGGTTATGTGAATTAGTAAATGCACAAACGCTTTCAATCTAtagattttatcaaataacGTCAAATGAGTTTATTTAAGCTCAATATTGTAGAGTGCTACTTTCCTCATTAAAATCACACTTTGTATTATTCAAGGTATTATTCAGCTTGTATGGCATGGCACCATTGCATATATGAAAagctctggaaaaaaataggtgataaaagaaaattgaaaatcaTACAGTGTATACTGAGTATTGATGAGATTTTCTCAATTTACAGAAATTTTGGTTTGTTTATCTGTTATTTTGGTAtttgaatggcaacaggttgaTAAATGTTAACTGTACCTTcagccatctagtggaagagcatttaattgttctgccagTCACTAAACATCACTGGTACAGCatatagatagatgaacaaagatgcattttttGTAGTAAAGAGATCATTTTTACAATAAGATAAATTTACTAATTTACCATAGCGCACAGTGGTTGCGCTTAAAACACAAATTTGTGAGTTTTCT
This portion of the Syngnathoides biaculeatus isolate LvHL_M chromosome 10, ASM1980259v1, whole genome shotgun sequence genome encodes:
- the LOC133507133 gene encoding protein shisa-5-like, which produces MKSAVLSVLVLVSCIILFPTSCADNCSSYWDDGGLRRDGRQCGGMYCCGTCSDKYCCAEKTQQLTQEEQDLCHDWPRFEKHTRPGILLGSILGAVIPIIFCVGLITCFVAPCCFLYKKCKKRPNSQQRQNVTSTFVAAPTQPASPPQHSPSHPGYQPVPVWAHYAGPAVPTAPVGPPSYMEAVPPPYSPGVVAPLPDEHLQPPYNPSYGFNP